A window of the Henckelia pumila isolate YLH828 chromosome 3, ASM3356847v2, whole genome shotgun sequence genome harbors these coding sequences:
- the LOC140890615 gene encoding prohibitin-1, mitochondrial-like, producing MNFSNVKVPKMPGGGAISALIKFGVVAGLGVYGVANSLYNVDGGHRAIVFNRIIGVKDKVYPEGTHLIIPWFERPTIYDVRARPHRVESTSGSRDLQMVKIGLRVLTRPLPDQLPTIYRTLGENYNERVLPSIIHETLKAVVAQYNASQLITQRESVSREIRKILTERAAFFNIALDDVSITSLTFGKEFTAAIEAKQVAAQEAERAKFVVDKAEQDKQSAIIRAQGEAASAQLIGQAIANNPAFITLRRIEASKEISHTAASSANRVYLNSDELLLNLHDLNKSLPSV from the exons ATGAATTTTAGCAATGTCAAGGTTCCAAAGATGCCTGGTGGAGGTGCGATATCTGCCTTGATCAAATTTGGAGTTGTTGCGGGGCTTGGCGTCTATGGAGTGGCAAACAGTCTCTACAATGTTGATGGAGGTCACCGTGCCATTGTTTTCAACCGTATCATTGGGGTTAAAGATAAG GTGTATCCAGAAGGTACACACTTGATAATCCCATGGTTTGAAAGGCCAACCATCTATGATGTTCGAGCACGGCCACATCGAGTGGAGAGCACTTCAGGCAGTCGTGACCTTCAGATG GTAAAAATTGGTCTTCGGGTTCTCACTCGTCCTTTGCCGGACCAGTTACCCACCATTTATCGCACCCTTGGTGAGAACTATAATGAGAGGGTCCTGCCTTCGATTATCCATGAGACTCTGAAAGCTGTAGTTGCCCAATACAATGCTAGCCAGCTTATCACCCAGAGAGAG AGTGTTAGTAGAGAAATACGAAAAATATTGACTGAAAGAGCTGCCTTCTTCAACATTGCTTTGGATGATGTGTCCATTACTAGCCTAACCTTCGGAAAGGAATTCACTGCTGCGATTGAAGCTAAACAAGTAGCTGCACAAGAGGCTGAGAGGGCCAAGTTTGTTGTCGATAAGGCTGAGCAAGACAAACAAAGTGCTATCATTAGAGCACAG GGAGAGGCTGCAAGTGCCCAGCTGATTGGTCAAGCTATTGCCAACAATCCGGCATTTATAACGCTTAGAAGAATTGAAGCATCTAAAGAAATTTCACATACCGCAGCATCTTCAGCCAATAGGGTGTACTTGAACTCTGATGAGCTGCTCCTGAACCTTCATGATCTGAACAAGTCATTACCGAGTGTATAA